A DNA window from Choristoneura fumiferana chromosome 24, NRCan_CFum_1, whole genome shotgun sequence contains the following coding sequences:
- the BORCS7 gene encoding BLOC-1 related complex subunit 7, producing the protein MTSASSSSARSLFAESKQRLAERVQVNMNNISSLARQIQRGSRSNELLGKAAREFVATENLMEGAEENLKKMHLISVHMGYQFEHIHKSAQVLAEISEQVTSMQR; encoded by the exons ATGACTTCAGCATCATCCAGCAGCGCTCGGTCCTTGTTCGCTGAATCAAAGCAACGTCTAGCGGAGCGGGTTCAAGTGAATATGAACAACATTTCGTCGTTAGCTCGACAAATACAGCGAGGATCGAGGTCCAATGAG CTCCTGGGTAAGGCTGCCAGGGAGTTTGTAGCGACAGAAAACCTCATGGAAGGAGCAGAAGAGAACCTGAAGAAGATGCACCTCATCAGCGTCCACATGGGCTATCAGTTCGAGCACATCCACAAGTCAGCTCAGGTCCTGGCAGAGATCAGCGAACAAGTCACCTCCATGCAGAGATGA